From Bacillota bacterium, a single genomic window includes:
- a CDS encoding DeoR/GlpR transcriptional regulator, with amino-acid sequence MLETERQLAIVTEIKSSVGVSVSRLAEKFGVSANTIRRDLEKLEKAGIVKRIHGGAVLNDPGGYDLPFEERQVEYKDEKDSIGAMASSLVSNGDTIIIDAGTTCLSVARHIKSRSRKDLTVLTNSVAVATELSNNPGIVVILSGGMVRGLTLSLVGPPAEEFFESVHVNKLFLATGGISPDRGILTNPNMHEVPVKKRMMGVADEIIVVADSHKFGLVALCPFADIRDVHKVVTDTKVPDEARLRVERLGPEVIVA; translated from the coding sequence ATGTTAGAGACTGAAAGGCAACTTGCGATCGTAACCGAGATCAAGAGCAGCGTCGGAGTGTCGGTTTCGAGGCTCGCGGAGAAATTCGGGGTATCGGCCAATACTATAAGGCGCGATCTCGAGAAGCTGGAGAAGGCGGGGATAGTCAAGCGCATCCATGGAGGGGCGGTGCTGAACGACCCCGGAGGCTACGATCTTCCGTTCGAGGAGCGCCAGGTGGAGTATAAAGACGAAAAGGATTCTATCGGCGCCATGGCCTCATCCCTTGTCAGCAACGGTGATACCATCATCATTGACGCCGGGACGACGTGTCTTTCAGTTGCGAGGCATATAAAGTCCAGGTCGCGGAAGGATCTAACCGTGCTGACGAATTCGGTTGCAGTTGCAACAGAGCTCTCCAACAACCCAGGTATAGTTGTAATCCTCTCCGGCGGCATGGTTCGAGGCCTGACCCTGTCCCTGGTTGGCCCGCCCGCGGAAGAATTCTTTGAGTCAGTTCACGTAAACAAGCTATTCCTGGCCACGGGTGGAATCTCCCCTGACAGGGGTATACTGACGAATCCCAATATGCACGAGGTGCCTGTCAAGAAGCGGATGATGGGGGTCGCCGACGAGATCATTGTGGTTGCGGATAGTCATAAATTTGGCCTGGTTGCCTTGTGCCCTTTTGCCGATATTCGAGATGTGCACAAGGTTGTAACGGATACCAAGGTTCCCGATGAAGCCAGGCTGCGAGTGGAGCGCCTAGGGCCCGAGGTTATCGTGGCCTGA